The genomic DNA GCGAGCTGGCGCGCGCGTTCGTCGAGTTCGGAATCCAAAACCCGAACCACTACGCGCTGGTCACTGCTCCGAGACAGGAGTCCGACGATCTCTTGCCGTCCGCCGAGGCCGCGCGCGCGCTGGTCTTCGACGCGCTCTCGGAGGTGGCCGAGCGCGGCGCGCTGCGCACGCCCGACCTGGAAGCCGCGTTCCAGCTCACCTGGGCGGTCCTACACGGGATGGTTTCGCTTCGGATCAGCCGCCCGGAATACGCCTGGTCGGAGAGCCTGGTCGAATTGGCGCTCGACGTGATCGAGCGCGGCCTGTTTGCCAAGGAGTGCGGAGCATCATGAAGCGCTGCGTCGGGACGTTCGGACTGGGTCTGTTGCTGCTGGGGGTGCTTTCGGCCTGCGGTGAAGAGAAGGTCGTCGAGGAGTCGCCGCAGAAACCCGTCGTGCTGGTTCCGGTACAGGTGCGCGACGTGGAGGAGCTCGTGGCCGCGACC from Deltaproteobacteria bacterium includes the following:
- a CDS encoding TetR/AcrR family transcriptional regulator; this translates as MPVTIHPPEREEPRRSEGSRRAILEATQALLLEGGFAQISIRRVSERCGFKAPTIYHHFRDKTGLIDALLEERFADLLARLERVPRDPRPERYLRELARAFVEFGIQNPNHYALVTAPRQESDDLLPSAEAARALVFDALSEVAERGALRTPDLEAAFQLTWAVLHGMVSLRISRPEYAWSESLVELALDVIERGLFAKECGAS